The Candidatus Eisenbacteria bacterium genome has a segment encoding these proteins:
- a CDS encoding FixH family protein, translating into MNAARLWPAAIVVALLALVGFYAWAYRVADEPNGAVVEPDYYHKSLGWDSTQALRAGSERLGWTLDARPGPLGDDGSAELAVTLLDRDGRPVRGAHVSLEAIHNLDASRHVRVVLGGTGGGYAARVPFRHPGMWELRFEASRGAERFVTSLRRDLAR; encoded by the coding sequence GTGAACGCGGCGCGGTTGTGGCCCGCGGCAATCGTGGTGGCGCTGCTGGCGCTGGTCGGATTTTACGCCTGGGCCTACCGGGTCGCGGACGAGCCCAACGGGGCCGTCGTGGAGCCGGACTACTATCACAAGTCGCTGGGGTGGGATTCCACGCAGGCGCTGCGCGCGGGCAGCGAACGGCTGGGCTGGACGCTCGATGCGCGGCCCGGCCCGCTGGGCGACGACGGCTCGGCGGAGCTGGCGGTCACGCTGCTCGACCGCGACGGCCGCCCGGTGCGCGGCGCGCACGTGAGCCTGGAGGCGATCCACAACCTGGACGCCTCGCGTCACGTGCGCGTGGTGCTGGGCGGGACGGGCGGCGGCTACGCCGCCCGCGTGCCGTTCCGCCACCCGGGCATGTGGGAATTGCGCTTCGAGGCGAGCCGCGGCGCGGAGCGCTTCGTGACCTCCCTGCGCCGCGACCTGGCGAGGTGA
- a CDS encoding cbb3-type cytochrome c oxidase subunit 3, producing the protein MSLVDVMSHAGLAVYAEVAMALFMIAFLVIVVWVFAPSRRREMDEAKRLPLEDEPAAALRPGAKP; encoded by the coding sequence ATGAGCCTCGTGGACGTGATGAGCCACGCCGGCCTGGCGGTATACGCCGAGGTGGCGATGGCCCTCTTCATGATCGCGTTTCTGGTGATCGTCGTGTGGGTGTTCGCGCCGTCCAGGCGGCGCGAAATGGACGAGGCGAAGCGCCTGCCGCTCGAGGACGAGCCCGCAGCGGCCCTCCGCCCGGGAGCCAAGCCATGA
- a CDS encoding c-type cytochrome: protein MTDKSQDRLMEHNYDGIQEYDNPMPRWWIYIFWATAIFAALYWFNVPGVGTGKGRVANYQEEMKSFHARYGGGGPAVGPGGAVILAAAKDPAKLAAGKATFATTCAACHRPDGGGLIGPDLTDDYWIHGGAPDQVWATVNNGVLAKGMPAWGQTMKPEQVLDAVAYVISIRNTHPANPKPPQGVHELTGQPAPPSP, encoded by the coding sequence ATGACGGACAAGTCGCAGGACCGCCTGATGGAACACAACTACGACGGCATCCAGGAGTACGACAACCCGATGCCGCGCTGGTGGATCTACATCTTCTGGGCCACCGCGATCTTCGCGGCCCTGTACTGGTTCAACGTGCCGGGCGTCGGGACCGGCAAGGGCCGCGTCGCGAACTATCAAGAGGAGATGAAGTCGTTCCACGCCAGGTACGGCGGGGGCGGACCCGCCGTGGGCCCGGGCGGGGCCGTGATCCTGGCCGCCGCGAAGGACCCGGCGAAGCTGGCCGCGGGCAAGGCCACCTTCGCCACCACCTGCGCCGCGTGTCATCGGCCCGACGGCGGCGGGCTGATCGGCCCCGACCTCACCGACGACTACTGGATCCACGGCGGCGCGCCGGACCAGGTGTGGGCCACGGTGAACAACGGCGTGCTCGCCAAGGGCATGCCCGCGTGGGGCCAGACCATGAAGCCGGAGCAGGTGCTGGACGCGGTGGCGTACGTGATCTCGATCCGAAACACCCATCCCGCGAACCCGAAGCCGCCGCAGGGCGTCCACGAGCTCACCGGGCAACCCGCGCCGCCCTCTCCATGA
- the ccoG gene encoding cytochrome c oxidase accessory protein CcoG translates to MSVQPGPMEAPERVLSTLNLDGTRRWIRPKPERGAFWRRRRITACVLTLVFILIPYIQVAGRPLVLLDLPRREFTIFGATFLPTDMLLFALLFLSAVIAVFLFSALMGRVWCGWACPQTVYMEFLFRPIERWLEGGYRGSQLMDQKRGLHPRRLLKYLIYLVLAAALAHIFLAYFVGVKELAKWVTRSPIEHPTSFFVMLGTTALIFFDFAYFREQTCLVACPYGRIQSVLLDRQSLIVGYDPNRGEPRGKGIRDRAPGMGDCIECRRCVMTCPTGIDIREGLQMECIHCTQCMDACDAVMTKIGKPVGLIRYTSRAELEHRPRRMLRPRVLMYPAVLAATLGLFGFTLATRSDTEVTVLRAGGQPYVREGDGTVVNQILVKITNRGARDRSYHIGLASEAGLTLVVPQNPVPVPAGEVRTTTVFAVIPAHNGHGREIPVRFLVTDGDHFSTQVPYRVLAPEHEEEEHHGPDDARKSAPGDSHDSGHDAGRGAGHGPSGGGH, encoded by the coding sequence ATGAGCGTGCAACCGGGCCCGATGGAGGCGCCCGAGAGAGTCCTCTCGACCCTCAACCTCGACGGCACCAGGCGGTGGATCCGCCCCAAGCCGGAGCGCGGCGCGTTCTGGCGGCGACGGCGGATCACCGCCTGCGTGCTGACGCTGGTGTTCATCCTCATTCCCTACATCCAGGTGGCGGGCAGGCCGCTGGTGCTGCTGGACCTGCCGCGGCGCGAGTTCACCATCTTCGGCGCCACGTTCCTGCCCACCGACATGCTGTTGTTCGCGCTGCTGTTCCTGAGCGCCGTGATCGCGGTGTTCCTGTTCTCGGCGCTCATGGGCCGGGTGTGGTGCGGCTGGGCCTGCCCGCAGACCGTGTACATGGAGTTCCTGTTCCGGCCCATCGAGCGCTGGCTGGAGGGCGGCTACCGGGGCTCGCAGCTCATGGACCAGAAGCGCGGGCTGCATCCGCGACGGCTCCTCAAGTACCTCATCTACCTGGTGCTGGCGGCCGCGCTGGCGCACATCTTCCTCGCCTACTTCGTGGGAGTGAAGGAGCTCGCGAAGTGGGTGACCCGTTCGCCCATCGAGCATCCCACCTCGTTCTTCGTGATGCTCGGCACCACCGCGCTCATCTTCTTCGACTTCGCCTACTTCCGGGAGCAGACCTGCCTGGTGGCCTGCCCCTACGGGCGCATTCAGTCGGTGCTGCTGGACCGGCAGTCGCTCATCGTGGGATACGACCCCAACCGCGGTGAGCCGCGCGGCAAGGGCATCCGCGACCGCGCGCCCGGCATGGGCGACTGCATCGAGTGCCGCCGCTGCGTCATGACCTGTCCCACCGGCATAGACATCCGCGAGGGGCTGCAGATGGAGTGCATCCACTGCACCCAGTGCATGGACGCCTGTGACGCGGTGATGACCAAGATCGGCAAGCCGGTCGGGCTCATCCGCTACACCTCGCGCGCCGAGCTGGAGCACCGGCCGCGGCGCATGCTGCGCCCGCGGGTGCTGATGTATCCCGCGGTGCTGGCGGCGACGCTGGGCCTGTTCGGGTTCACGCTGGCCACCCGGTCGGACACCGAGGTGACGGTGCTGCGCGCCGGGGGGCAGCCGTACGTGAGGGAGGGCGACGGCACGGTGGTGAACCAGATCCTGGTGAAGATCACCAACCGGGGCGCGCGCGACCGGAGCTACCACATCGGGCTCGCGAGCGAGGCCGGGCTGACGCTGGTGGTCCCGCAGAACCCGGTGCCGGTGCCGGCGGGGGAGGTGCGCACGACGACCGTGTTCGCGGTGATTCCGGCGCACAACGGGCATGGCCGGGAGATCCCGGTCCGGTTCCTGGTCACCGACGGCGACCACTTCTCCACGCAGGTGCCCTACAGGGTGCTGGCGCCGGAGCACGAGGAGGAGGAACACCACGGCCCGGACGACGCCCGCAAGAGTGCGCCCGGGGACAGCCACGATTCGGGACATGATGCCGGACGCGGCGCGGGGCACGGTCCGTCGGGCGGGGGGCATTAG